TTGCTACCGGGTAACGCCAGCTTCACGTACTCAGCCAGAGCCTCTTGTTCACGGCGATCTCGCGGCATCGCCATGCGTCCGCCGCGCTCCTGGCATTTCTGAGAAGCGCCGACGTAAGTGTCGTAGACACGGTACACCAGGAAGCACTTCTGGCCCACTTTCCGGCCCTTAACGCAACCTGGAACACGTTCGAAATATACTAGAAAATGATATTTCCATAACGATTGATAAAAGCTAAGTATGTTTGTGCTGCGGTTTCAGTTCACATCTCAGAGGTATTATTTTGTATCTTTGGCACCAAACAAATCAACCAGCGGTCGTTTCCGCCCACAAACCTTCCAGACGGCCGATTTCTTTGCGGTTGTCCTTGCAGAAGTTCGAGACGTCGTGGATGGAGTCCTCGACGTCGGCCACTTTGCCCTCCATCCGCAACAACCGGTCCTGCAGCTGGCTCACCTTCACGTCCAGCGTGTAATGGCCCACGTTCAGCTTATGGATGGCCTGGTCCATCGCTGCCAGCCTGGACACTGAGGCAAACCACAAAAACGCCGAGTCATCCAAGATGGAGGGGTGGATTCAGGTGTTTTAATAACAGTAGGTGTTAAAAACTCAGCTAGATGGAGGTGCTCTGAGGTAAACGGAGTGTTTTGAGCCTTGATGTGAAGTATGAGGGAGCACAGGAAGCAAGAACGTGatcataaatcattttaaaccgctaaaaaaatattaattattgacGCAGTTTATTCTAAAATTattgatataaaataaatataattcttttttaaaaagtcagaaCCAAATCCAAATGTGTAACTGGTTTTCGATTCACGATAGAATAAAGCCAGTCTGGTAATAACTCGGACGTTTACCCCCTGCTGTGCTTTGTGTTCGATGCTTCAAAGTAACCCTTTGATGGTGATTAGCATGTCGAGTGTGGCCTGTGTGCGCCTGTCTCATCACGCCTGCTCTCGGTGATGgtaagaaacaaaaacactacTGCTGGGTGTTTGTGTTGTGAGGAGACGCACACAAGTAGTTGTAGTTGCTCTCGTAGTCGGATTCGGCAGCCGTGGGCTCGGGTTCGGGCTCGGGTTCGGGCTCGGGTTCGGGCTCGGGCTCGGGTTCGGGCTCGGGCACGGGCTCGGGCACGGGCTCGGGCTCCTCGATGTCTGGAGtgtctcctctccctctcaccCAGTCACTCTGCAGTCGGAGGACACCGAACAAACACAGCGCAAATACCGCATGCTGTAAATACAGCTCTTAATACTGCACAGGAAAGACTGCTTTTAATCAGCACGACTGTAAAATACTGCATAAAAAACGAGACTGCACAGGAATTACTGCATGGTGCAAATACAGCAGGAAATATAGCGAATATACATGTAAATACTGCACGTCACAAATCTAGCTGGAGATAccgcacattataaacacagcgggagataccgcacattataaacacagcgaGAGATAccacacattataaacacagctggAGATAccgcacattataaacacagcgggagataccgcacattatatacacagttggagatactgcacattataaacacagttggagatactgcacattataaacacagcgggagataccgcacattataaacacagcgggagataccgcacattataaacacagctggAGATACCGCACATTATATACACAGCGGGAGATACcgcacattataaacagttgGAGATACCGCACATTATAAACACGGCGGGAGATACCGCACATTATAAACACGGCGGGAGATACCGCACATTATAAACACGGCGGGAGATAccgcacattataaacacagctggAGATACCGCACATTATATACACAGCGGGAGATACcgcacattataaacagttggagatactgcacattataaacacagtggGAGATAccgcacattataaacacagcgggagataccgcacattataaacacagcgggagataccgcacattataaacacagttggAGATACcgcacattataaacagttgGAGATAccgcacattataaacacagcgggagatactgcacattataaacacagcgggagatactgcacattataaacacagcgggagatactgcacattataaacacagcgggagatactgcacattataaacactgttggagatactgcacattataaacacagttggagatactgcacattataaacagttggagatactgcacattataaacacagcgggagatactgcacattataaacagttggagatactgcacattatatacacagttggagatactgcacattataaacacagcgggagatactgcacattataaacacagttggagatactgcacattataaacagttggagatactgcacattataaacacagcgggagatactgcacattataaacagttggagatactgcacattatatacacagttggagatactgcacattataaacactgttggagatactgcacattataaacacagcgggagatactgcacattataaacacagcgggagatactgcacattataaacacagttggagatactgcacattataaacacagcgggagatactgcacattataaacacagcgggagatactgcacattataaacactgttggagatactgcacattataaacacagttggagatactgcacattataaacagttggagatactgcacattataaacacagttggagatactgcacattataaacacagttggagatactgcacattataaacagttggagatactgcacattataaacacagttggagatactgcacattataaacacagctggagatac
This genomic interval from Ictalurus furcatus strain D&B chromosome 2, Billie_1.0, whole genome shotgun sequence contains the following:
- the clec11a gene encoding C-type lectin domain family 11 member A, translated to MGLAVLLLAALALPCVSWAETEGNSTALGQDRTAQDIQSDWVRGRGDTPDIEEPEPVPEPVPEPEPEPEPEPEPEPEPEPEPTAAESDYESNYNYLLSRLAAMDQAIHKLNVGHYTLDVKVSQLQDRLLRMEGKVADVEDSIHDVSNFCKDNRKEIGRLEGCVKGRKVGQKCFLVYRVYDTYVGASQKCQERGGRMAMPRDRREQEALAEYVKLALPGSNWPVWLGINDLRSEGLYLFDDGTRVTYFQWRKHFLSSQPDGGKRENCVAMSSDDGDWWDNYCDRRMYYLCEFEA